The following proteins are encoded in a genomic region of Synechococcus sp. ROS8604:
- a CDS encoding TM0106 family RecB-like putative nuclease — protein sequence MPVRLITPSQLSLFSISPVIGAWWQELEARKLFEGNKPAVSELVQQLRDDGLRHEEVLLEKLEKEGHRIARLPGKQTEADYAATKQAMAEGYDFIHQASFCDGGMRGSADLLRKIEQPSALGEWSYIPIECKLASKPKTTFLVQASAYCELLLPLLGSRPDQFDLYLGGGRFQRYNTDQFWAWYQHLRQRFSAFQERFDPSQSPEDAPGDHSNWTAFIEERLEQQRDLILVAGMRQSQRKKLRAKGITTIEELAVLPGGSSVKGLSGEALHELRQQAELQLTPVGPDGRPAYRLRPAITGKGLSALPAADPGDIWFDMEGIQDSVAGTKLEYLFGACYRDTPDTCPVFKAWWAHTPDEEKAAFAAWVDWVEDRRRSHPGLHIYHYAAYEKTAMRRLAQQHATREAEIDDWLRTGLLVDLLPVVTSSIVLGEPSYSIKKVEHLYMEQREAGVTNAGDSVVAYLHWQLSDEPQVPGEAPTYSPKLKAIEDYNREDCESTALLHDWLRQRKEELGLPEYPLQQSSEDEQELREPQPLELLSQQLLVEIPDPLADDNATGPLGLSWRAHKLLAQLLPFHHREAKVGWWAYFDRRSKAELSPDELIDDGEAIAEVKWVGMDERPSARTGADIHHFRFDPSQPLKLHAGNGDGRLTVELPATGLKLDVDALDSKQGSVSLKLPWRKRDQRLANGEGEGIPKEPTSVIKVPADISKPLRERLEEQAMEWVHENKPIPKAIVQLLERKPLKELNDLNAAIAGDPNAVAGALANYLQEHSGISLALQGPPGTGKTTVTGQVIAQLVKDGQRVAISSNSHPAINNLLRKAKSTCTAAGVASEVVKCSNAKEDPLAAEGFSVVRPDQLSEEMAVVGGTTWMFCKEELDDQFDLLVVDEAGQMSLANLLVMARCARSILLVGDQQQLAQPSQADHPGDSGQSCLEYWMEGASVVPSDRGVFLGTSWRMEPSLTAMVSELFYEGRLKANPGNCANRIEWAKPCQSKAGLLLPQQGLVFEAVDHSGNSVCSEEEINRIEELVDALLGGHYQHAKAGELDKGPLTASKILVTAPYNVQVNRLKQRLAGKARVGTVDKFQGQEAPVAIHSLTASSGDDAPRGLSFLLEPNRLNVAISRAQCLSIVVGSTNLASGIANTVAEAEQINRLCRLQSHQWSSNK from the coding sequence ATGCCCGTCCGCCTAATCACCCCAAGCCAGCTGTCGCTGTTTTCGATCAGCCCGGTGATCGGGGCATGGTGGCAGGAGCTGGAAGCGCGCAAACTATTCGAGGGCAATAAACCAGCGGTAAGCGAGCTGGTTCAACAGTTGCGTGACGATGGCTTGCGTCATGAAGAGGTGTTGCTCGAGAAGCTGGAGAAAGAGGGGCATCGCATCGCTCGTTTGCCTGGCAAGCAAACGGAGGCTGATTACGCCGCCACGAAGCAAGCGATGGCTGAGGGGTATGACTTCATCCATCAAGCCTCGTTTTGTGATGGCGGAATGCGGGGCAGCGCCGATCTGCTCAGGAAGATTGAGCAACCGTCAGCTTTAGGTGAGTGGAGCTACATCCCTATTGAGTGCAAGCTCGCCAGTAAGCCAAAAACCACGTTTCTGGTGCAGGCTTCTGCCTATTGCGAACTGCTGCTCCCGCTTCTAGGTAGTCGGCCGGATCAGTTCGATCTGTATCTAGGTGGCGGCAGGTTTCAGCGATACAACACGGATCAGTTCTGGGCTTGGTATCAGCATCTACGCCAACGCTTCTCAGCCTTTCAGGAACGTTTTGACCCCAGCCAATCGCCTGAGGATGCACCGGGTGATCACAGCAACTGGACAGCGTTCATTGAGGAACGGCTAGAGCAGCAGCGCGATTTAATCCTGGTGGCGGGGATGCGCCAAAGCCAACGCAAGAAGCTGCGTGCAAAAGGCATCACCACGATCGAGGAGTTGGCTGTACTGCCAGGTGGCAGCAGCGTGAAAGGACTGTCAGGCGAGGCGTTGCATGAGTTGCGCCAACAAGCTGAACTGCAGCTCACTCCAGTTGGTCCTGATGGCCGTCCGGCCTATCGACTGCGACCTGCCATCACTGGCAAAGGGTTGAGTGCCTTGCCTGCAGCTGATCCCGGCGACATCTGGTTTGACATGGAGGGAATCCAGGATTCGGTGGCTGGCACCAAGCTCGAATATCTGTTCGGCGCTTGTTACCGCGATACGCCTGATACCTGTCCAGTGTTCAAGGCTTGGTGGGCCCACACCCCAGACGAAGAAAAGGCCGCCTTTGCTGCTTGGGTGGATTGGGTAGAGGACCGGCGCAGGAGCCATCCAGGGCTGCACATCTACCACTATGCGGCCTATGAAAAAACAGCGATGCGGCGGCTCGCGCAGCAGCACGCCACACGGGAGGCGGAGATCGACGATTGGCTGCGCACCGGTTTGCTGGTGGATCTGTTGCCAGTGGTGACTAGTTCGATCGTGCTGGGTGAACCGAGCTACTCGATCAAGAAAGTGGAGCACCTTTATATGGAGCAGCGCGAGGCAGGGGTCACCAACGCTGGTGATTCAGTGGTGGCCTATCTGCACTGGCAACTCTCTGACGAGCCACAGGTTCCAGGCGAGGCTCCTACTTACAGCCCAAAGCTGAAAGCAATTGAGGACTACAACCGGGAGGATTGCGAAAGCACTGCGCTTTTGCACGACTGGCTGCGTCAACGCAAAGAGGAACTGGGTCTGCCGGAATACCCACTGCAGCAATCAAGCGAAGACGAGCAGGAGCTACGGGAGCCGCAACCGCTGGAGCTGCTTAGCCAACAACTCCTTGTTGAGATTCCTGACCCACTTGCTGATGACAATGCGACCGGACCGCTTGGCTTGAGCTGGAGAGCCCACAAGCTTCTCGCTCAATTGCTGCCCTTCCATCACCGGGAAGCCAAGGTGGGCTGGTGGGCCTATTTCGATCGCAGGAGCAAAGCTGAACTGAGCCCGGATGAGCTGATTGACGACGGAGAAGCAATCGCGGAAGTTAAGTGGGTAGGGATGGACGAGCGTCCCAGCGCCAGGACAGGCGCAGACATTCATCACTTCCGTTTTGACCCCAGCCAGCCACTAAAACTGCATGCCGGGAATGGCGACGGGCGGCTGACCGTGGAGCTACCAGCCACCGGCCTGAAACTGGATGTCGATGCCCTCGATAGCAAGCAGGGCAGCGTGAGCTTGAAGTTGCCTTGGCGGAAACGCGATCAACGCCTCGCCAATGGCGAAGGAGAGGGCATCCCTAAAGAGCCCACTTCGGTGATCAAGGTGCCTGCGGACATCAGCAAACCGTTGCGAGAACGGCTTGAAGAGCAGGCCATGGAGTGGGTCCACGAGAACAAACCAATTCCCAAAGCAATCGTGCAGCTGCTTGAACGGAAGCCGCTGAAGGAACTCAATGACCTGAATGCAGCGATTGCTGGAGATCCCAATGCTGTAGCGGGTGCACTGGCGAACTACCTGCAGGAGCATTCCGGCATCAGCCTGGCGCTGCAGGGTCCACCGGGCACCGGCAAAACCACAGTCACCGGCCAGGTCATCGCTCAATTAGTGAAAGATGGCCAGCGAGTAGCGATCAGCTCAAACAGCCATCCGGCGATCAACAACCTGCTCAGGAAAGCCAAGAGCACATGCACTGCCGCAGGCGTGGCGAGCGAGGTGGTGAAGTGCAGCAATGCCAAGGAGGATCCACTGGCGGCTGAAGGCTTCTCTGTTGTCAGGCCGGACCAGCTCTCAGAAGAGATGGCAGTGGTGGGCGGCACCACCTGGATGTTCTGCAAAGAAGAACTTGATGATCAGTTCGATCTTTTGGTGGTGGATGAGGCCGGGCAGATGTCGCTCGCCAATCTTCTGGTGATGGCACGCTGTGCTCGCTCAATCCTTCTAGTCGGCGATCAACAGCAACTAGCTCAGCCGTCTCAGGCCGATCATCCCGGCGATTCAGGCCAAAGCTGCTTGGAGTATTGGATGGAGGGAGCATCTGTGGTGCCCTCCGATCGTGGCGTGTTTCTAGGCACTAGCTGGCGGATGGAACCCAGCCTCACGGCAATGGTGAGTGAGCTGTTTTATGAGGGCCGGCTCAAGGCCAATCCAGGAAATTGCGCAAACCGCATTGAATGGGCAAAACCATGCCAAAGCAAAGCGGGATTGCTATTGCCTCAGCAGGGCCTCGTGTTTGAAGCAGTGGACCACAGCGGTAATAGCGTCTGCAGCGAGGAAGAAATCAATCGCATCGAAGAACTGGTGGATGCCCTGCTGGGAGGCCACTACCAACACGCCAAAGCTGGAGAACTTGATAAAGGCCCGCTGACTGCGAGCAAGATCTTGGTGACAGCGCCATACAACGTGCAGGTGAACCGGCTGAAGCAACGGCTGGCTGGCAAAGCCCGGGTGGGAACAGTGGACAAGTTCCAGGGCCAGGAGGCTCCGGTTGCCATTCATTCGCTTACGGCAAGCAGCGGTGATGACGCACCCAGAGGGTTGAGTTTCTTGTTGGAGCCGAATCGATTGAACGTGGCAATCAGTAGGGCTCAGTGCCTTTCGATTGTTGTGGGCTCCACCAACTTGGCCAGTGGTATCGCAAACACGGTGGCGGAAGCTGAGCAGATCAATCGGTTATGCAGGCTTCAATCGCACCAATGGTCAAGTAATAAATGA